The Nothobranchius furzeri strain GRZ-AD chromosome 8, NfurGRZ-RIMD1, whole genome shotgun sequence sequence agAGCAAAAagtcatagccactgccccccaaactgcaaaataaaactatggaaacgctacgtagatgacatactggaaatcataccaaaaggtcaaacagaaacactaacacaacacttaaacaatattgacgacacaggcaacataaaattcactaatgagtcagaaacagaaggcagcatagcatttatggacatgaaaatcaccaggcagaccgacgggaccctaaacataaacacatacaggaaaccaatacacacagaccaatatttattatggacatcagaacaccctaccatacacaaaatgtcagtaatcagaacattatatcaccgagcaaacataataacagaagagagagaccgtaaacaagaggacaaacacatacaacacgctttaaagacctgcgcatacccaacatgggcaataaacaaaggaaaacaacaaacaacaacagaaagcaaagaacaacccaaaaaaagaaccagaaacccagaaagacaagaaccaaaaccagtgataaccctaccatacatcagaggcataacggaaaaaataagagcaacaatgaaaaaacacaacataaacacaccaacaaaaccatacacaacagttagaaacagactagtacacccaaaaggcaaaatatcagctggacaaaaatgtggagtcatctacgaaatcccatgcaaaatatgcaataaaacatacataggaaaaaccggacgccaactcaatacacggacaatagaacacagaaaggagtgcgagaaagaggcaaatcgtaaacacacaagagcagcaaaagaagaagcagaaagtacaataaaaaagtcagccgtaacagatcattgcttaagagaaaaccatataatggactgggacaacacacggatcataaccaccgaacaacaaaaatacaaaagatggatcaaggaagcaatcgagataaggagacgtggatgtgggaccatgaacagggacgacggagtttacacgctggaccacgcatgggactgcatcatcggagaggggagagcgggcagtagagggcgacaacgtcctctgctgcctgcagataaacggagaaggaagtgacgcgccaccatcagcgtcagcctgaagaagccggcagccgtcggcgaaactgtagctacaaacaggtaaacaaaactgtttctgtgtttaaaaaagaacgaaagcatggatcatAAGAATCTGTTGCACATTCAGTTTCATTAGGGTTGAAGGAATTTGGAAATTTGGAATTTGGAAAGGAAAAaccccggccaaagtgaagatctgtgttttctccgttttgggtgtctgcgtgtggacagacaaaaccggaattttaaggtccgcaacgtcactttccgcgacaaaaaaatgctgacatcacgtgtgcgacctgtgtttacactagccgacagcatggatgccctcagagctgcgcttgctttatcaattgtccaagagctttttgcttgtttgtttttgcaagcggaattactgctccttgcggaagaccacagacgaaggacgaggttaagaacgggggaagtactgccgcctacaggtctggcatgtccttaacaacgtatttatccgggtacgtgtggacagagttttttttaaaacgaggtggtgtggatgcaagtttttggaggggcagatattcgtttttaaagaaacccggctacgtgtggactaggcctcagtgttcAGAAACAGATTCAGCATCAGCaatgtgcatcaactgatgttttTAGTGATCTTTTAGCATGAAAGTAAGGAGGAAACATCTAATATCAGCAATGAAAATCGGTCCCAAAAAATCGCCAGGAAATCGGCCATCGGCTCAACATGACCTCTACATATCGGCATCGGTAATAGAAAAGCCAATATCAGTCGACCGCTAATCTCACATGACCTCACAGCTCAGTGAGAGCGTGGTATGACCTGTTTCCTGACTCCCTGTTTCCTGACGAAATTTCTGCATGACGACCCAGAGGCACTGACTCAGAGGACAGAATAATGAGGGAAGAACTGCTGCTGGCACAGAAAAAGTCCAACAGCCGATCACTtgatgtttatattgtgtttggcTCAGCAGAGGTGGTCTGGTGCCTCCTTGGATGTAGGAGGGTAGTTATTAAAAAGGTTTTGTTGCGTAGTTATTTGCCTTGCACTTGTCTGTGTTTGCTCCCCTTGAGCTGTTTGGAGATACATTTTAGACCTCAGGGACCCTTCTGATCACAACACAACAGACTGCCGTCTATCAGGTCATCTTTCTACATGATACAGAGAACTTGATGAGTGAAACTATTCTGGTGTCGGAGAGAGTTAGAAAATACACTtttataataaaacaataatgaacaatgcTATAATTATACTTGACGTAATGGCGTTTTTGTGTACATTTTTGATAGCATGACTCAGTGCACGCAGAAGGGTGTAGTGAGTCATGCTGCTTTCTCCTCTGTGAATCTGAGTTACTCTGCATTCCAAATTTAGCAGCTTAAAATGAAAATTGCAAAGCCTGCTGTAAAACCAGAACTCGCTCAGTGTCGGCCACAATAACAAATGCTTTGATGTCAACATTTTAGACTCAAGCTTTCTCTGAGTGtattctgtaaaataaaatgttatttttgttgGGCTTTACATTTCGTTTTTCCATTTTTATGTCGAATGATTTATTTAAATACCTGAATGCGTTTGTGCAAGCGGCATCTGCGCTGCTTGTGAGATGATTGTCCTAGTTTTTAAAAAGTGTGGCACAGATAAATAATCCATGATTGGGTCTGCTGACATACCTTTCTCTTACATTAATGTGCATTAGTCCCAGTGTCTTCTGACATCATCACCCAGTGGGGCACGTGTGACCCGTCTCACAAGGTTAAATATAAAAGAATGCATTTAGGTCAAAGATTCTCCTTAATGGAATacctttattttttatgttttagagGCAAATGTCCTGTTATTGTAAAACATTAAATGGAGGGAATTTAATGATGTCATTTAAAATAAGTCATTTGCTAAATGCGAGACTCAAcactggtttatcccttgggcttAATAGCCTTTTTATACCTGGATGATTCATCAATCACAAACTAAAAACATGTAGCTGAAACTGAGTGGAAAAAGCAGCCAAAGTCTAAAGAGAAATAAAAGAAACCGTGATTTTTCTTGGTCaagattatttttaaaaatgaaaaaaaaaaaaatctgattgttTGCAAGTAAAAATTAAAGAAATGAGGGGTGGCTCAAGACTTTTGCACAGGATATAATGTACTGTGACAAAATAAATTATTTCAAACCaagtcaatcaaagctttatttataaagcgccttccgcaaccctgtcaggaagcccaaggcgctgaacatggtgcagtacaaagttaaataaagtgaataaatcagaaaataatagcaattcaaattacagattacaaattacaaagaaggtgaaacattctagtagaagtcaaatgtgtaaaacaagggaaaaagtgaaccaatgaaaactgtgagataaaatcaacataaaagagggccaaattcaaacatgttcaggaaacgccaagcggaggaggtggcattttaggtgactcttgaagacgggcagagatggggacagcctaactgagggtggcaactggttccatgcTAGGACAATATTTGTTTTATAACTTATATTTCACAATATCTTTTGTgatgaaatttaaaaaataaattaatcagCTTATCCTTCCGGCGAGACAATCAGAAAGCATAAAGAAAAGATGATACTCTTAAGTAGGTTAACCTCCTTTTTACCAGCATCTGCTCCATTATGATGATGTGGAGTTGTTTCTCAGATAAATAAGTTATCAGTTACAACTGGGTCACTTCAGTTTACGACTAGCAGACAAAAGAAAAATATGATTTTATATGAAAAAGGTACCTATTAAAACGTGTTGTTGTAAGATAACTACCTCCAGCAAAACACCAATGTGAGGTTTTAGCTCTTAGAGTTCAAGTGACAGAAGAGGCCCCTGAAAGTAAATGGGTTAAAAAAATAGAACCGAGATAAAGAAAAAGTCAGAAACACTGCACACTTGCAGTTGGGTCTATATTCCATTTCCATCAAATGTGCATCATTAATCTTTGTGAAACATTTACACAAATTTCATCCAAGATACTGACCTACCAGCACCCTCCAGCTGCAtcatttcctgttatttcagctgttaacttttatCTAAGTGCTTTTCTCTCTGGAAGACACTGgcattctgctgagctgtgtttGCCGTGATGTAGAGTTGGTTGCAATAGTTGGCAAGCAAAACTGATTAATATGAATAATGATAGGTAGGCTGATACAGCATGAGACAAGACAAGGATCGGACAAAGACgagcacactgaaagcatcaatgGCACGGAACGGCACTgcatcaaatagaatccattataatcTATGGACCGTTTCAAACCAGCACCAacgcggcaatttccaggcgcgtcccagaaaTGGTATGCTGcgctgctaaagataggatcaggttcGTTTTGCCATGTAGTTAGAAGGTTTGTTGTTTGAAggtttaataaaaacatttggagtcagtcacccTTGGAGGAGAATTATTGCAAATCACGTTTCATAATGATGTCCCCGAACATCAACTTGTGAACCCCCTCATTGAAACAGACCTCGTCTGAGAGGTGTTTAGGACCATGAGGAGTGTGCTGGTGAAAGAGGCAGAGCAACGCTGAGGAGAGCGGTCTGCTGTTGCTGTGTGCTGATCCCGGTGATGCTGCTGCTTGCTCAAGTGTTGCATGCTGAGGAGTCTCAACGCCCGGTCCCGATAGGATGAAGACTCTCTCTGCACGTAGAATCGAGGGGGAACGAAGATGAAGATAAAAGTGGTAATTAGGAAGGAAAGCCTGGGGGGAGGGGGTTCAGACTGTTCTTTTGTGTGCAGCTTCATTGCTCAGAAATGAGTTGCAGACTGCGCTCCGTGACCTCATTGCACTATGCACATTTTAATGCTCAAGGATTAAGACTCCTCCTTGTaaagtttttatttaataaatgtgaTGCATTTGATCCAAGCATCCTAAGGACACTTTTGCAGgtttaatacaaaaaacatgctgCCCATTTAACAACGTCGAACACATTTGCGTGACATATCATTTGCAGCGTTGCATGAGTTAAATCACAGCTGTTATCGTTGTGCTCCTTTTGCTTTGAGGGCTGATGTTAGGTTTGCAGTCACTAAAGGATACCTTTGGATTTTCTTATCAAAATATTCTTACTGGATGCGGATGTCTTTTTTGTCTCTCCAGTGTCAAGGGGTTGGTGGCGTCATCATCGTTGCCATGGTTACAGGGTTTATGTTGGCATACAACAGTGGCTGCGGTGAGAGATCAtcgtcctcatcatcaccatcttcccaCCATGCGGATTCTCCAGTTGCAGTCACGCAAAGGCCAGACAGACGCCCGACATTAATTCTGGAGGGGTACACAGGCGTCATGGACTTTGAGGTATGGATCACTGGTGCACCGTCAGACAATTGGGTAAATCCCAGGATCATAGGAACCAGAGTTTTCAAAATCATAAACACTTAAGGGTTTTAGATATACagtatttagtcatattttattTGAATGTTACCATTAAAACTAATTTAATTTAGAGAAAAATTATAGAAAAGAAAGTTGACAGACCTGAGCAAAAATAAAGCCTCATAATAACAGTTCAAGTGTATTAGTTCCAGAAAAAATGGcaataaaaaaatctattttgtTCTATTTTTGAACTAGAACTCCCCCCATCAAATAAATCATTAACTCAACCAGTAAGGCAGCTTTGGTTATAttacacatttcatacacagagtcaATACAGTGTGCATTTTAGGTACAAGAGAAcaccaaaaacataaaaatgtaaTTGTTCTAAACAATTTTTTAAATCTCTGCGACCATATTGAACAGGAGGTttcaaaatacacaaataaacttAGATGTAGGAAATGCAATAAAAAGGCTAAGTTTACTGAGCAGTTAcagcgcagaaggtgcagcataaaaaGCTATCACTGCAGGCAGATATCTTGATTACATTTTGATTTCAAAGTTACTAGAAGTGGGACACatgtgaggtcatgaggaagctgattccatctgtgtgcagcatagtagctaaaagcagcttcaccctgtttggttctgacctgaggttctgccagctgactgcttcctaaggatctcagagccctgctgggtgtgtatactggaaggagatctgacatgtattctgggCCCATGCCatctttataaactagtagaagtactttaaaatcgactctgtagtttactggtaaccagtgtagagatttaagaacaggagttatGTGGTtgattcttgttaagactctagcggcAGCATTCTGAATATGCCGCAGTCGCTCAGCAGCTTTTTTGAGAAGACCAGATAAAttacattgcaatagtccagcctgctgtagatgaatgcatgaatgaatgcatggtcttgtctggacatgagactccTGATCTGtatcaattatgacaccaagatttctaacctgggtctttgtttttattcttctGGAGCCGagttgagcaataacctccatcatATCCTTCTAATTTCCAAAGACAAAAACTTCAGCCTTGTCTTTGTCcaactgaaggaagtttgactgcatcattAACTTGCTACAAACAGTGACAGAATGAGTCTAGGGGACCACTGTCACTAGGAGGTAGATCtgcatgtcatctgcataaatatgaaaGGCAATGTTGTTACCGTGTTTGACGTGAGCCAGGGGGAacatgtagagattgaagagcagtggtccaagaatctaaccttgggggaccccacatgtcacggtgatctgctcagatttctgattaccagaaaacaaaaaaacaaaaaaaaaaaaaccataaccTCTATTTTTTGTGAGAAAGTTAAGCACCTTTTTTCATTTTGGTGAAAGTTGCACTTCATATTCAGTAAGTAACCTTTATATCGgtagcacctttcacagataaaaatcacaaggcgcttcacattaAAACAAAATAACAAGCAAGAACATAAACAAATATGAGAAAAGACAACCAGTAAAATTAGATGAAAGCAAGTTTAAAAAGCCAAGTTtttcaaaacattttttcatgtttttattcatttttttgttttactgaaAGCAAACTTTAGATTTATTTGCAAAGGATGTGTCTGCATTGAGTGAGTTTCATTGATGTCCGTGGAAATCAAGCATGTGAGTAAAGTTAGATATGCATTTTGTTAAAGATTACGTTTGAAATACATGCACTGGTTTGATTCCCACTTTCCATTTCAAATCCATCCTTTATAAATGAAACCATTTTTAATCCACAGAGCATATGCAAAGTCTTTACTCTGTGTCCAGATTTGACATGACTGCTGAATGAAATGtaattattttgttgttttgaatTATTTGATATAATAAAGGCTTTAGACTACATAATGAACATGTGACATTTTTCGATCATACTCAGTTAAAACCTCATTTTTATCCTTTGATATTTCTTCCCATAGAAGGTTTGTGCACTTAATTATTAACACATTATAGAATGGATCcacattgatgatgatgattataagaTTCTTCCTATAGCATACGTCTGTAATTAGCCTATTACCATCGCATTAAAGCTTCTTCCCCTCACTATGATAGGATCCACACTATACAGCTTATTTTCCTGTGATAGTCTCAGTTCTAAATTCTCTTCAAGGTTTGCTTGGTTTTATAATTCATAATTAATGTGTTCTTCATACAACATTTAGTAACAAAAGCACTCCACAAATCCACAGGATGATTTCTTCTAAAATCTTTTGACCAGCAGTCATGAGAGCCCTGTCAGTCATTGTTACAAACCCTGATGATGTTAAGCATTGTGGCagaggggtaacataagaactggtgcAGAGAAAGGGGAAGtgttaataaaatgtattttattaacaAAGGGGTTAACACAAATACTCAGTCCTTGACCGGAATAAAATGACTAAACGAAAATGCACTCTAATCTAACTAAACGAAGGCGACGGAGAAAACTCAAAACACCTGAGGCAACAGGGCTCAGGGAAGGAAACACGAGAATATCTTTATTAAACAAAAATGCCGGAGCTAAATAACTAAAACAAATCTCGACGGCTATAATTATCCTAAATATTATTCTGTCTATCAAAACTAAAGTGAGCTCTAAGGCTGAAAAAGGAAAGTGAAATTCAAGCTCTAGAGCAGACAAAAAGGATCACTAAATGAAAAACAGCTATTAATTACCAAAGGATTTAACAAAAGAGCTATCTATCCTAAACACTGAATTGACCAAAGTTTTTATCCAAATTTATCAATACGCTAAACCGTTTACTACCAAATGATCCCAGGACCGAGGAGAGAAGAACAGGTGTTTAGGCTGTGGTTCTCTCCCAGAGAACTGAAAGCTGCAGTCCTTTAAGCCATCAGTCCTCATTAGTTGATGGCTTGCAGCTGGGACACTGAAGgcgggcagaggtggaggccagcttgacggaggacctgtccaaggtgctgaacgGCATGGAGGGAGCAGAACTGGGCCATTCAAGGTGCGGGAGCCCAGGGTTTGTAACAGTCATGTTTGACATGTTGTTACTGAGTGTTCCCacgtcagcagagacaaagatgaACAGTGAGATATGAAGTGCAACTCAGACGGAACAAGGAGAGAGAAAATGGGAAATGTTCATCCCATCTATcatataaatcaggagagggcttGAGAATGGTGTTGGTCTTGAGAAAATTTTGAACCAGCTGAACTCATCCCAACaatcagacatggtggtggtagtatgATGCCCTGGGACTGCATTGCTCCTGCAGGCCCTGGACAACTTTCTGTAATTTATGAAAGCATCAATTCTGTGGGGCTGAAGTAAAACAattctgcactgcccgctcaccacagccatggaatacacctcatcaacactcactaacaccatattggagcaggaggagggagactaggggtcttagcacacctctgttgtcgcttggcttcctggggctggaggctaggagggagatccggccgtccggctgaggtctggggtggtgggttgctgtgctcagcgttggacgggggagcctgctcatcagcaccccagcagaaagggtcgatctctgggaactggtaatggttgtaccccatgtgcagcagtaccgggaccagagtgaatagggtgtgtatggggagcatgagtggatgtccggcgtgcatttttgtaagtctttggttgtatgtgtatgtgtgagcatgagggagggagtgtgtgactgtgtttgtgtatgactgtatatgtcaggtggggcctttgactcctcccttctcctgggacttcttttgatgataaagATCCtcgtctccccctccccctgccacacctggtgtggagtacggtgccttggtctgcctgagtgttcgtggctcccgggtcaggaagtttaagatttttggaattTGCCTGACCAatctcggtggctgcctggtggggtctgggtccctgggctctgctgggtccccggcgggggtggtcgcccctgggtcccgggtcgctgggtcccgggctcggccggctagggggtgggaggctgcgggcgggcctgggggcttgccgccgatatctcccgggactctaccggctgctggttgtggccccccggggcgattgtctgtgcctctcgaggggggcgggggcttttctggtcacagtctccctggggttcctgtgctctggggaagCTCCTGGATCTTTGGGACCCTCTGTCTCCTGAACATCTttaagggggcagatctgtggcccctcacactctctattggacactcctatagataaaccttacataaacaagcgtgtgtacacacacaggttctCACATGgtgctcataagtatggacttgggcacgttcaacacatgtcttaaggctgttgttGCCACTTAATGCACtgcgatttattatcgtgtgattcttcagttaaacaatgttgattatctatttcttcatcaagttgacgcagtgatagcttgatcttgttgtagtgtccctttttttctctctctctccctttctgcaggtctagaagcagactcttgttcattagtgcttatttttgtggaccccccccccccccccccccccccccccgaggaacTTTATGTTTCACCTCTgtgtccgtgtctggtcggagttaaaaagcattcaaaaacaataacaataaagttttaagtatcaggcgtgacattaaaagcagacgctttgatgctccacctgagagtaaatctgtaaagctTGTATCCAgcgttcagacatcaattctgtttgcttcacagccagacaggaagaAAAGAGCTCTGCAAAGATCTCAGTCgctcacacgcgcgcacacgtgcgcacatgcgcgcacacatgcacacacctacacacacacacacacacacacacacacacacacacacacacacacacacacacacacacacacacacacacacacacacacgtatacatatgcttgtgtggacctccattgatCAAAAGCTACTGATTGCAGTGAATTATTGACGGTAGATAAAAGAGTCAGGTTCAGTGATTTTTGCAaatcattccagtcgttggaagcagctaactggaatgaggagtgatgaaaggaggtgcgagctttgggaataaccatagaggttaagttactggaacgtaaacCATGGTGGCTAGTTAACGAACGAGTGCAGATTACAATAATGAgcagtgaaaggggcaccagtgttGATACAGATAGGTGAGTGATAAATAACATCGATTTTATGAAGACGCATtttggaagcagtcctataaatgtTATCACTGTAATCTAAGAagggaaggattgtcattttgaccaaggtttgatttgtagaatgagtaaaggatgactTGTTAGAGTATTTTGATTTTAAAATAAGCCTCCTAAAAGCCTTACAAAAAATGCCACACAGGTAAGGCCACTCAAAGTTGCCCCCTCTGATCAGTCTCAACTTCCTGTGAAGTTGAACCAAGCAGCTTTTTATGCTGCACCCACAGGCGCAGCCACTCAGAGCAAATGCTGGTTGAACACAGCCAGACCAGCGATGAAACAGAGGGGCGTCGCCAGGAAAATCCGAAGCACCAATCAGCTGGTTGCACTGGTACAGCAACATGTGTTTCTGTAATCTGCAATCATTTTGATCATTTCAAAATGTATTTCCTTCCttgaaaagaacattgtgattctCAGTTACCAATAATGTCAGaatgctttaaaaataaaaaaactgcttTCTGCAGCACCTTGTTAATTATATTTGAATGAAACCTCAGTGATCTCTTACCTTTTGACCCTGCAGCCTCTGAAAATGTACTGCAGCACCTGCGCCTTGGTGACCAGCTCTGGCCAACTGACTGAAAGCCAAAGGGGTGAAGAAATCGACCGCTCTCAGTGTGTTATTCGAATGAATGATGCTCCCAGTGCAGGTTACCAGCAGGACGTGGGGCGGCGAACCAGTTTGCGTGTTGTAGCTCACTCCAGCCTTCAGAGGGTCCTTCGCCGCAGACAGGAGCTGCTAAACGGGAGCCAGGACACCGTCTTCATCTTCTGGGGGCCCAGCAGCACCATGAGGCAGGATGGGAGAGGTCATGTTTACAATAACCTCAGACTACTGAAGCAGCTACAGCCCAAACTCAAGGTCTACATCATCTCTCGAATCAAGATGTTGAAGTTTGATGAGTTATTCAAGAAAGAAACGGGCATTGATAGGTAAATGGTCaaagaataaatgttttatttgcgAGATATTTTAGCTATAAATGATGAGAGTTGTTTTAACTGGTCAATGTCTTGCTTCAGAAAACTCTAAATGCTTAACAATCTGTTTTTTTATTGGCACTACTGAGATTGTTGGCTGTCTCAGAAGCCAAAAACCTCCAAACTAAGCATCAACATGCAGAGTTTGGAGCAAATTTTTACTTTTCTTTGAGTTTATATGATGCATGAAAAGATCTTGTAGCATTTAAATGAACTGTAGAAAACGAGGGAGTTGgaaccatcaacatatatactagAAAATGTGTGTCCATAGGCTCGAATTATACATTTTTGTGCCCAAATCAGAGGTTCCACCACCAccgttttgaccgtgtcacaggccccgtcacacccagacaatccaaaaatgggataaaaggtggagctgagggtggggctgttacattTGGAACGGGGtgggaacaaatgaaccagtgtagaTACTAGCTGACTtgactaacccaagaagctaagaagggctctTTGGACCGGGGTATCCTACCTGCATGGACGACTGGCTCCCATACGAGGttgtagtcatgctggttgcctgtggagatctaatacggtctgggactgttaaattacaagcggaGCCTCAGACCGCTGTGATCATAACCGGGCACCGtagccttttacatcagctcttgctccACAGTCGGATATGAGCGGGacactagctacatgctaacccaaagctaacagagttttcccggccgttttcagcaagaaaaacGCGGTAAAGCTACTACAAAGTAAAGGCACCTCCAGCCTCCtccctgctggaaaaaccagcaAAGACCAACATGGACCAGCTTGACCAGCTagaccagcaccaaaacacaacatatgctggtctatgctggtttttCCATCAGGGTAATGAAATCATAACTGGGTTagctgaccgaggatatcgggCTTCGCTGGTCCACTGTGGTGAAAGGTCCACGTATCCGCCATTGTTCATGGTCCCTTCTCCAGAGCTggagatcagcaggacattagctacatactaacccaaagctaacagagtttttccgggTGTTTTCAGCGAGAAAAATGCGGTTGAGCatctcaaaagtgaagcagcgtcAACAAAAAGAGCTGTGGTGTTTCTGTAGTCTCTCTCAGagaaccagcatgactacagccgctCTTCGGAGCCGGTCCAGCTGCCCTGGGGGAATGGGAAGGCAGCCACCTGCTATTCTCAGGCAGGAGACAGTTGGCCACCAACTCAAGTGTCTTAtggccccactaacatgtttgaccaagcatttaaccctctcaggctcaaaataagttttgataaaagaacgaACAACTAAGTCATTCAGGGGTacctctgagttaaaaaatgctcataaaatacgtatgtggagtaaccaggtaggtttttaactgcctccagagggttaaatgcaGTGTTGAGAGTAACgcagtttaagtataacggcgtttctaacggcgttcttttataggtaacggaataatctaattaattacttttcccgccgttacaacgccgttaccgttactggggacggaaggttgtgcattactatgtgcttgtcgaacgttgagcaacaggctttccgaccgccacacttcagctacagccagggagagagaggtgtcggcgcgctaggatgatgtcgacgccaaaacaaccaaaacaaa is a genomic window containing:
- the st6galnac5b gene encoding alpha-N-acetylgalactosaminide alpha-2,6-sialyltransferase 5b; this translates as MKIKVCQGVGGVIIVAMVTGFMLAYNSGCGERSSSSSSPSSHHADSPVAVTQRPDRRPTLILEGYTGVMDFEPLKMYCSTCALVTSSGQLTESQRGEEIDRSQCVIRMNDAPSAGYQQDVGRRTSLRVVAHSSLQRVLRRRQELLNGSQDTVFIFWGPSSTMRQDGRGHVYNNLRLLKQLQPKLKVYIISRIKMLKFDELFKKETGIDRKSSNSWLSTGWFTMAIALELCNRINVYGMVPPDFCRSSSHPSVPYHYYEPSGPDECFMYLLHEKSRRGSHHRFITEKMVFSNWAQTLNIHFYQPDWNPAAVISGLNSSSFSAPAGS